One segment of Rhodopirellula baltica SH 1 DNA contains the following:
- a CDS encoding RecQ family ATP-dependent DNA helicase codes for MALRRWDAIHSCPPNTHRTKDRMSSLASNSNPSIDPESLLPRFGLKEFRPGQRDVVDALAAGTDCLCVMPTGGGKSLCYQLPSLAREGTTIVVSPLIALMKDQVDTLQRRGIQARLLNSTQSPGQQESVMEEMAAGKLDLIYVAPERLRNGRFLDVVPKANVSLLAVDEAHCVSEWGHDFRPDYSRLGRFRDRYLGGVQTIGLTATATPTVRDDICELLNLKQPRVFVTGFARTNLRFTVTPCNNDVAKQNALRDYLSKQPGAGIIYGATRKRCEEIAEWLPEKTGRKVGVYHAGMHPDERRRVQEAFMKGDLSAIVATNAFGMGIDKSDIRFVVHYNMPGSLEAYYQEAGRAGRDGEMSQCLLLFAYSDRQIQEFFIENRYPSRETVKKVYEYLLSREEDPIELTLDQVREAIGVRDGSEAIGTSETLLSKAGALRRLDASANQAVLRIDSDVPTLLDFLPREAKLKRQVMTAIEKIVGPRRGEDVFVRLSYLATRAGVERVQLTRTLRELTKLKSFDYIPPFRGRAVHIMRRDVPFNQLKIDFEELARRKQAEYEKLDSVIQFARSTSCRQHVILTYFGDPNAENCGRCDHCDPAGDCMPKVDPSKLGSNLTTAKTLGESGSVGALSEQAGIDMTALTTAIRVILSGVTRTHGRLGKNLIAQMLAGSKNKKVTQLRLSRLSTYGMLTGLKQGELTDAMDSLLTVGLLDQKELNERRPTVHMTDLGRQVMNGQVPLPPSLQLKFPLAKKLAKVASKIESGDVAEEEPGDIEPTVSAVMDVPPKQPERPSPQQESSKTEASVVAAEPLTSDDAEQLLDQDLSDRIKRFRRKRSAALNVAPHRILSESTIKRVIESKPANATQLEAVSGISSEFIEAYGSDLLELIANTLAEHEIDCPPKSATPPSNHSVEPSEPAESPAVDPQPSPAADRPDEKVVDPSAWRNEYWTWKLCRDGYTLQQISEIRGESTEALVDHLIAAARAGQTIDPAWADTPANAKRLRNL; via the coding sequence ATGGCATTGCGTCGCTGGGACGCGATTCATTCTTGCCCGCCAAATACCCACCGAACGAAAGATCGGATGTCGTCTCTCGCATCCAATTCCAATCCGTCCATCGATCCTGAATCGCTGCTGCCACGCTTTGGTCTGAAAGAGTTTCGGCCTGGCCAACGCGATGTCGTCGATGCTTTGGCCGCGGGGACGGATTGTCTTTGCGTGATGCCAACCGGCGGCGGAAAAAGTCTGTGTTATCAGCTGCCGTCGCTGGCTCGCGAAGGAACCACCATTGTCGTTTCGCCTCTGATTGCGTTGATGAAGGATCAGGTCGACACGCTCCAGCGGCGAGGCATCCAAGCTCGATTGCTCAACAGCACGCAATCGCCGGGGCAACAAGAATCCGTCATGGAGGAAATGGCCGCGGGGAAGTTGGATCTGATTTATGTGGCTCCCGAGCGATTGAGGAACGGTCGCTTCTTGGATGTGGTTCCCAAAGCCAACGTGAGTTTGTTGGCAGTCGATGAAGCACACTGCGTGAGCGAATGGGGCCACGACTTTCGCCCCGATTATTCGCGTCTCGGACGATTCCGAGATCGCTATTTGGGCGGCGTTCAAACGATCGGATTGACCGCGACGGCAACGCCGACGGTTCGCGACGACATTTGCGAGTTGTTGAACCTGAAACAACCTCGCGTGTTCGTGACCGGGTTTGCGAGAACCAATTTGCGGTTCACAGTCACGCCATGCAACAACGATGTCGCCAAGCAAAACGCACTGCGTGATTATCTGTCGAAGCAGCCCGGTGCCGGCATCATCTATGGCGCGACACGCAAACGTTGCGAAGAAATCGCGGAATGGTTGCCGGAAAAGACCGGACGCAAGGTCGGCGTGTACCACGCTGGCATGCATCCGGACGAGCGACGCCGCGTGCAAGAAGCGTTCATGAAAGGAGACTTGTCCGCAATCGTTGCGACCAACGCGTTTGGGATGGGCATCGACAAATCGGATATCCGGTTTGTGGTGCACTACAACATGCCAGGTTCGTTGGAGGCGTACTATCAGGAAGCAGGCCGAGCCGGACGCGACGGGGAGATGAGCCAATGTCTTCTGTTGTTCGCTTACTCCGATCGTCAGATCCAAGAGTTCTTCATCGAGAACCGTTACCCCTCACGGGAAACGGTGAAGAAGGTTTACGAGTACCTGCTCTCGCGTGAGGAAGACCCGATTGAGCTGACATTGGATCAGGTGCGGGAAGCGATCGGTGTTCGCGACGGCAGCGAAGCGATCGGGACTTCGGAAACGTTGCTATCCAAGGCAGGTGCTCTTCGACGTTTGGACGCGAGCGCCAACCAAGCGGTGCTGCGAATTGATAGCGACGTGCCAACACTGCTTGATTTCTTGCCGCGTGAAGCCAAGTTGAAGCGTCAGGTCATGACGGCGATCGAGAAGATCGTTGGACCTCGCCGCGGAGAAGACGTCTTTGTTCGATTGAGCTACTTGGCAACACGGGCCGGCGTGGAACGGGTTCAATTGACGCGAACGCTGCGGGAACTGACGAAGCTGAAGTCGTTCGATTACATCCCGCCATTTCGAGGGCGTGCCGTTCATATCATGCGGCGGGATGTTCCATTCAATCAGTTGAAGATTGACTTCGAAGAATTGGCCAGGCGAAAACAAGCCGAGTACGAGAAATTGGATTCTGTGATCCAGTTCGCTCGTTCAACTTCGTGTCGTCAGCATGTCATCCTGACTTACTTTGGCGATCCGAATGCGGAAAATTGTGGTCGATGCGACCACTGCGATCCGGCCGGCGATTGTATGCCAAAGGTGGATCCGTCGAAGCTCGGCTCGAATTTGACGACGGCGAAGACGCTCGGAGAGAGTGGTTCGGTAGGGGCGTTGAGCGAGCAAGCCGGGATCGATATGACCGCACTGACAACCGCCATTCGTGTCATCCTCAGCGGAGTCACCCGAACACACGGACGTTTGGGGAAGAACCTGATCGCCCAAATGCTCGCCGGGTCAAAGAACAAAAAGGTGACGCAGTTGCGGCTGAGTCGACTGAGTACCTACGGAATGCTGACGGGATTGAAGCAAGGCGAGCTGACCGATGCAATGGATTCGTTATTGACCGTCGGGTTGTTGGACCAGAAAGAATTGAACGAGCGGCGACCAACCGTGCACATGACGGACCTCGGTCGCCAAGTGATGAATGGACAGGTGCCGTTGCCGCCATCTTTGCAATTGAAGTTTCCACTTGCGAAGAAGCTGGCCAAGGTCGCCAGCAAGATCGAATCGGGCGATGTCGCCGAGGAAGAGCCCGGTGACATCGAGCCAACCGTCTCGGCGGTTATGGATGTTCCGCCGAAGCAACCTGAGCGACCATCGCCACAACAGGAAAGTTCTAAAACCGAAGCAAGCGTGGTCGCGGCCGAGCCATTGACCTCGGACGATGCCGAGCAGTTGCTCGACCAAGATCTTTCGGACCGGATCAAGCGTTTTCGCCGCAAACGATCGGCGGCGTTAAATGTCGCGCCGCACCGGATTCTGTCTGAGTCAACGATCAAACGGGTGATTGAATCCAAGCCTGCCAATGCGACGCAATTGGAAGCGGTGTCAGGAATTTCCAGTGAGTTCATTGAGGCGTACGGCAGCGATCTACTGGAGTTGATCGCCAATACACTGGCAGAGCACGAGATTGACTGCCCACCAAAATCAGCCACGCCGCCTTCGAACCATTCGGTGGAACCGAGCGAGCCTGCCGAGTCACCCGCTGTCGATCCGCAACCGAGCCCTGCTGCTGATCGCCCCGATGAAAAGGTCGTTGATCCATCCGCGTGGCGAAACGAGTACTGGACCTGGAAATTATGCCGGGACGGCTACACGTTGCAGCAAATCTCCGAAATTCGCGGTGAGTCAACGGAAGCGTTGGTCGATCACTTGATCGCTGCGGCACGGGCGGGACAGACGATCGATCCCGCTTGGGCCGACACGCCGGCCAACGCAAAGCGATTGAGGAATTTGTAG
- a CDS encoding PAS domain-containing hybrid sensor histidine kinase/response regulator: protein MSSVSEFQTSSTYRALANALPLNLLIKAADGRRVFANDSYLKWRGVTWQELAGKHDEDLFPPEIARKYREDDQKVMQTGESLHSVESAKLADDSIGWIERVKTAVHDHHGNLLGVQVLFWDVTAKVEEEKATQFEQSLLKTLLANIPDSIYFKDIDSRFIRVSHAMAMKFGRASVDEVHGRTDADIFTPEHAEGARLDELRVIETGEALVDRVERETWPDREDTWCMTTKMPLRNDTGEIIGTFGISRDITDLKRSEAALHEAVRMADAANRSKSEFLANMSHEIRTPMNALIGMADLLSQTKLDPDQQDYVQIIQESSNGLLRLINDILDFSKIEARRLELESVPFSLGKTIESTLRSFSFKASEKGLELQRDISPELPDRLIGDPGRVRQVLTNLIGNAIKFTDHGGVRVRVEVLRREERADRDLAATHSGRESPERDDMVELRLSVCDSGIGIPPAQQDAVLNPFTQADASTTRRFGGTGLGLSISRQLVELMGGELHLQSEVGVGTTFSFQLKMPVCPASMPNEVDDEEEDLGGPARQRLAPLHVLVAEDGVTNQHVIAGLLRSLGHKCSIASDGRETLTKWRSESYDVVLMDMHMPVMDGLEATRAIRQEEWGTERHTPIVALTAAAMSEDAAACREAGMDSYLTKPIHSRKLRDALAPYQRELPPADDGSHEETLEQAFSPAAHLATEQDSTTINAAHAAFPSLGSTSDAISLSPENIGCLDLDSARSRIPGGTAGVLRLAFVFRTECAQLVDQLSNEIPAGLNDETRRNAHTLKGACGLLGAKQLQEAAERIEEAGRENRVQDSPELLADLQHEAQRVLRAIDELLSQSDNADQPK from the coding sequence ATGAGTAGCGTCTCCGAGTTCCAAACATCCTCAACCTATCGCGCGCTCGCCAATGCGTTGCCGCTGAACCTGCTGATCAAGGCTGCGGATGGACGGCGTGTCTTCGCCAATGATTCGTACCTGAAATGGCGGGGCGTCACTTGGCAAGAACTCGCCGGCAAACACGACGAAGATCTGTTTCCGCCGGAGATCGCTCGAAAGTATCGCGAAGACGACCAGAAGGTCATGCAGACGGGCGAGTCGCTGCACAGCGTCGAGTCGGCAAAATTGGCGGACGACTCGATCGGATGGATCGAACGCGTCAAAACTGCAGTGCATGATCATCATGGCAACTTGCTCGGCGTGCAGGTCTTGTTTTGGGACGTGACCGCGAAAGTCGAAGAAGAAAAGGCGACGCAGTTCGAGCAATCGTTGCTGAAAACGCTCCTCGCCAACATTCCCGATTCGATCTACTTCAAAGACATCGACAGCCGTTTCATTCGTGTCAGTCACGCGATGGCGATGAAGTTTGGCCGGGCCAGTGTCGACGAAGTTCACGGCCGAACCGACGCGGACATTTTCACTCCCGAGCACGCCGAAGGTGCACGGCTGGACGAACTGCGTGTGATCGAAACGGGCGAGGCACTCGTTGACCGAGTCGAACGCGAAACGTGGCCGGATCGAGAAGACACGTGGTGCATGACGACCAAAATGCCGCTGCGGAATGACACCGGCGAAATCATCGGCACGTTTGGAATTTCCCGCGACATCACGGACCTCAAACGTTCCGAAGCTGCACTGCATGAAGCGGTCCGAATGGCCGACGCCGCGAACCGTTCCAAAAGCGAATTTCTGGCGAACATGAGCCACGAAATTCGCACGCCGATGAACGCTTTGATCGGAATGGCGGATCTACTGTCACAAACGAAGCTCGATCCGGACCAACAGGACTACGTTCAAATCATTCAAGAATCATCCAATGGTTTGCTTCGACTGATCAACGACATTCTTGATTTTTCCAAGATCGAGGCCCGACGCCTCGAACTGGAATCGGTACCGTTCTCGCTCGGCAAAACAATCGAATCGACTCTGCGATCGTTCTCTTTCAAAGCGTCCGAAAAAGGCTTGGAACTGCAACGCGACATCTCGCCGGAGTTGCCTGATCGATTGATTGGTGACCCGGGACGAGTCCGCCAAGTGCTGACCAATCTGATCGGCAACGCAATCAAATTCACCGACCACGGTGGCGTCCGCGTACGAGTCGAAGTGCTTCGCCGCGAAGAACGCGCCGATCGTGATCTCGCTGCGACACACAGTGGTCGCGAATCGCCTGAACGCGATGACATGGTCGAACTTCGACTGAGCGTTTGCGATTCGGGTATCGGGATTCCTCCCGCACAACAAGACGCAGTTCTCAATCCCTTCACTCAAGCGGATGCTTCGACAACGCGACGTTTTGGTGGCACCGGACTGGGCCTGAGCATCAGTCGTCAACTAGTGGAACTGATGGGCGGTGAACTGCATTTGCAAAGCGAAGTTGGCGTGGGCACTACATTTTCGTTTCAACTTAAAATGCCGGTTTGCCCGGCGTCGATGCCGAATGAAGTCGACGACGAAGAGGAAGACCTTGGTGGTCCCGCTCGCCAACGACTTGCGCCACTCCATGTGTTGGTCGCCGAAGACGGCGTGACCAACCAACACGTCATCGCCGGTTTGCTGCGTTCACTCGGCCACAAGTGTTCGATCGCAAGCGACGGCCGAGAAACGTTGACAAAGTGGCGATCCGAATCGTACGACGTTGTCTTGATGGACATGCATATGCCCGTGATGGATGGTCTGGAAGCGACCCGCGCCATCCGGCAAGAGGAATGGGGCACCGAGCGTCACACACCGATTGTTGCTCTAACCGCCGCGGCGATGAGCGAAGACGCTGCCGCTTGTCGCGAAGCCGGCATGGACAGTTACCTCACCAAACCAATCCACAGTCGTAAACTTCGTGACGCGTTAGCGCCCTACCAACGAGAGTTGCCTCCCGCCGACGACGGGTCACACGAGGAAACATTGGAGCAAGCTTTTTCGCCAGCCGCCCATCTGGCCACCGAGCAGGACTCGACCACGATCAACGCTGCTCACGCCGCGTTCCCGTCATTGGGTTCCACCTCCGATGCGATCTCGCTCTCACCAGAAAACATTGGTTGCCTGGATCTTGATTCGGCCCGCTCACGCATTCCAGGCGGAACGGCTGGCGTCCTGCGACTGGCATTTGTATTTCGAACCGAGTGCGCTCAGTTGGTGGATCAACTCAGCAATGAAATTCCCGCGGGCCTGAACGATGAAACACGTCGGAACGCACACACACTGAAAGGAGCCTGCGGATTGCTCGGCGCCAAACAACTTCAGGAAGCAGCCGAACGCATTGAGGAAGCCGGCCGAGAAAATCGCGTGCAAGATTCGCCTGAACTGCTCGCCGATTTGCAACACGAAGCCCAACGCGTCCTGCGAGCGATCGACGAACTGCTCAGCCAATCCGACAACGCTGATCAACCAAAGTAA
- a CDS encoding ATP-binding response regulator, translated as MAKILLVEDSATQAVEMTMLLQAANHEVVHVANGQLGLSHLKEQAPDLVITDLEMPEINGLQLVESMRANFSHIPSILVTSHGSEELAAEALRRGAAGYVPKTRMSDLLNDTIVDVLGVIRSDASYAKLISTLKKNVFVFDLPSDPELISPLVGLLMQVSAGMELLPSIEMVRLGVAVEHSLTNAMLHGNLEIPRDKQPSHGQLAREGMINDAMKERLSQEPYKSRVTHVEATASEHAIRIVITDQGPGFDTSNVPQAGELDASSLAASADGVGQADKQGLLLIASFVDQMWFNDEGNQITLVKRCGAE; from the coding sequence ATGGCCAAGATCTTACTCGTCGAGGACAGTGCAACCCAGGCGGTAGAAATGACGATGCTGCTCCAGGCGGCAAACCACGAAGTCGTCCATGTCGCCAACGGACAGCTCGGTCTTTCGCACCTGAAAGAACAGGCTCCCGATCTCGTGATCACCGACTTGGAGATGCCCGAAATCAATGGACTTCAGTTGGTGGAGAGCATGCGAGCCAACTTCTCGCACATCCCCAGCATCTTGGTCACCAGCCACGGCAGCGAGGAACTCGCCGCCGAAGCCCTTCGTCGCGGTGCCGCGGGTTACGTGCCCAAAACCCGTATGTCGGATTTGCTTAACGACACCATTGTCGATGTGCTCGGCGTCATCCGCAGCGATGCCTCCTACGCGAAATTGATTTCGACGCTGAAGAAAAACGTCTTCGTTTTTGATTTGCCATCGGACCCCGAATTGATCTCGCCGTTGGTGGGATTGTTGATGCAGGTCAGTGCCGGGATGGAACTTTTGCCCAGCATTGAAATGGTGCGACTGGGTGTCGCCGTTGAGCATTCACTGACCAATGCGATGCTGCATGGCAACTTAGAAATTCCCCGGGACAAGCAACCGAGCCATGGACAACTCGCCCGCGAAGGCATGATCAACGACGCGATGAAGGAACGGTTGTCGCAAGAACCCTACAAAAGCCGAGTGACACATGTGGAAGCCACCGCTTCTGAACACGCCATTCGCATTGTCATCACCGATCAAGGCCCCGGCTTCGACACGTCCAATGTGCCACAAGCCGGTGAACTCGATGCAAGCTCACTCGCCGCCAGTGCCGACGGAGTCGGACAAGCGGACAAACAGGGATTGCTGCTGATTGCCAGCTTTGTTGATCAGATGTGGTTCAACGACGAGGGGAATCAGATCACGTTGGTCAAACGTTGCGGTGCCGAGTGA
- a CDS encoding lactate racemase domain-containing protein, producing the protein MTLYFSVGSETTSLTTDDLRDALKQTFDAIKRPERVLLLPPDATRLFSRAGELTVLCHELLGDRVKDIMPALGTHTPMKPAQLDHMFPGVPHDLFRPHRWREDVVELGQVPADFVSEVTGGIYTKSWPAQVNKMLRDGGHDLIFSLGQVVPHEVIGMANYNKNVFVGTGGVSGINESHYLSAMVGIDDTLGIADTPLRKILNYASDHFCDNMPLLYALTVIQQMKDGTKHTRGLFIGDDHETFFRAAELARKVNITHLPKAPQHVVAYLDPDEFKSTWLGNKAIYRTRKAIATGGRLTVIGPAVEEFGEDPRIDQLIRKYGYRTKAEVMQLVAENEDLAGDPSAAAHLVHGSPENRFEVVYAAGKLTDEEIASVGFTPGDLDALMKRYDVHSLEDGFHTDVDGSEFYFVQNPALGLWEAPLN; encoded by the coding sequence ATGACTCTTTATTTTTCTGTTGGATCGGAAACCACATCGCTGACGACAGACGACCTGCGCGACGCTCTGAAGCAGACGTTTGACGCGATCAAACGGCCCGAACGTGTGTTGTTGTTGCCTCCGGACGCGACGCGATTGTTCAGCCGCGCAGGCGAACTCACGGTGCTGTGCCACGAATTGTTGGGCGATCGAGTCAAGGACATCATGCCGGCGCTTGGCACTCACACGCCGATGAAGCCCGCCCAGCTGGACCACATGTTCCCCGGTGTGCCACACGATTTGTTCCGTCCGCACCGTTGGCGAGAGGACGTGGTGGAATTGGGGCAGGTTCCGGCGGACTTTGTCAGCGAAGTTACCGGTGGCATCTACACCAAAAGTTGGCCCGCGCAGGTCAACAAGATGCTGCGAGATGGCGGTCACGATTTGATTTTCTCGTTGGGCCAAGTTGTGCCCCACGAAGTGATCGGAATGGCGAACTACAACAAAAATGTGTTCGTCGGCACCGGCGGCGTGTCAGGGATCAACGAGAGTCACTACCTCAGCGCGATGGTTGGAATCGATGACACGCTTGGTATCGCTGACACGCCGCTGAGAAAGATCCTGAATTACGCCTCGGATCACTTCTGCGACAACATGCCTTTGCTCTACGCGTTGACCGTGATTCAGCAGATGAAGGATGGAACGAAGCACACGCGAGGTCTTTTCATCGGCGACGATCACGAAACGTTCTTTCGCGCCGCTGAACTGGCTCGCAAAGTCAACATCACGCACTTGCCAAAGGCTCCCCAGCACGTGGTCGCTTACCTGGACCCTGATGAGTTCAAAAGCACGTGGCTGGGCAACAAAGCGATCTACCGAACCCGCAAAGCGATCGCGACCGGCGGTCGATTGACCGTCATTGGTCCTGCCGTGGAAGAGTTCGGCGAAGATCCACGCATCGACCAATTGATTCGCAAGTATGGCTATCGAACCAAAGCCGAAGTGATGCAATTGGTCGCCGAAAACGAAGACCTGGCGGGCGATCCGTCGGCGGCCGCTCACCTGGTCCATGGTTCTCCGGAGAACCGATTCGAGGTCGTTTACGCAGCTGGGAAACTAACCGATGAAGAGATCGCTTCGGTTGGATTCACGCCGGGTGACTTGGATGCATTGATGAAACGTTACGACGTTCATTCACTCGAGGATGGCTTCCACACCGATGTCGACGGGTCGGAGTTTTACTTCGTACAGAATCCCGCGTTGGGATTGTGGGAAGCACCCCTGAACTGA
- a CDS encoding phosphoglycerate kinase, with product MAKKTIDQIDVQDKTVLMRVDFNVPLDESLAITDDRRIRMALPSIKSVIDRGGKVILMSHLGRPTGGEGDEKYSLAPAAKRLGELLGSTVHFATDTVGDDASSKASSLAAGEVLVLENLRFNPGEKKGDSEFAGKLAAMADAYCNDAFGTCHRKDASMVAVPEAMAGKPRVVGHLVAKEIQYLTDAISKPERPFVAILGGAKVSDKINVINNLLGICDAVLIGGAMAYTFSLASGGKVGKSLVEKDKVELAKELMAKGGDKLQLPVDTHCGDDFGNIAGCNKKVVAAGEIPDDMEGLDIGPETAKKYAEVIKSAKTIVWNGPMGVFEKPPMDEGTKAVAQAIADGDAVSIIGGGDSAAAVDQLGFADDVSHVSTGGGASLAMLEGQAFAAVDLLDEA from the coding sequence ATGGCCAAGAAAACCATTGATCAAATCGACGTTCAAGACAAAACCGTTCTCATGCGAGTCGACTTCAACGTGCCGTTGGACGAATCGCTCGCCATCACCGATGACCGCCGTATTCGCATGGCGTTGCCCAGCATCAAGAGCGTCATCGACCGCGGTGGCAAAGTGATCCTGATGAGCCACCTGGGACGACCGACTGGTGGTGAAGGCGACGAGAAGTATTCCTTGGCTCCGGCCGCGAAACGTTTGGGTGAATTGCTCGGCAGCACCGTTCACTTCGCGACCGACACTGTCGGAGACGACGCATCGAGCAAAGCAAGCTCGTTGGCCGCTGGCGAAGTTTTGGTGCTGGAAAACTTGCGTTTCAATCCAGGCGAGAAGAAAGGCGACTCAGAGTTCGCTGGCAAGTTGGCCGCGATGGCCGACGCCTACTGCAACGACGCATTCGGCACCTGTCACCGCAAAGACGCATCGATGGTCGCCGTCCCCGAAGCGATGGCTGGCAAGCCTCGCGTGGTTGGGCATTTGGTCGCCAAAGAAATCCAGTACCTCACCGATGCGATCAGCAAACCCGAGCGACCTTTCGTTGCGATCCTGGGTGGAGCCAAGGTCAGCGACAAGATCAACGTGATCAACAACTTGCTCGGCATCTGTGATGCGGTCTTGATCGGTGGTGCGATGGCTTACACGTTTTCGTTAGCCAGTGGCGGTAAAGTCGGCAAGTCATTGGTCGAGAAAGACAAGGTCGAGTTGGCAAAGGAGTTGATGGCAAAGGGTGGCGACAAGCTACAGCTTCCCGTCGACACGCACTGCGGTGACGACTTCGGAAACATCGCTGGTTGCAACAAAAAGGTTGTTGCTGCAGGTGAAATTCCTGACGACATGGAAGGTTTGGACATCGGTCCTGAAACGGCGAAGAAGTACGCAGAGGTCATCAAGTCGGCCAAGACCATCGTCTGGAACGGACCGATGGGCGTGTTTGAAAAACCACCAATGGATGAAGGCACCAAAGCCGTCGCTCAAGCAATCGCCGATGGCGATGCCGTCAGCATCATCGGTGGTGGTGACAGCGCTGCTGCTGTTGATCAACTCGGGTTCGCCGACGATGTCAGCCACGTCAGCACCGGTGGCGGAGCCAGCTTGGCAATGTTGGAAGGCCAAGCCTTCGCAGCCGTCGATTTGCTCGACGAAGCTTGA
- a CDS encoding Gfo/Idh/MocA family protein, whose product MPKTTRPNNTTSPANGDLATGGEATTRRRFMSTGAALTAGVAATSAARPIRGAEPAESVSHSPNSHIRLALIGAGGRGSGAINDSLSINENVSLAAIADLEGDKLGKICESLAKRHGDKVSVASDKMYGGIDAYKRILDDPEIDVVLFATPPGFRPQYVTEAVDAGKHVFAEKPTCVDPAGYRVCVEAHEKAVANKTSIVTGTQYRRQTNYVEAIKRLHDGAIGDIISATARYCSNGIWNKTRKEGMSDTEYQIYNWMHFIWLSGDQIAEQAVHNIDAINWIMGGPPESAYGSGGRFTRPEGSEMWDSMSIDYLYPGNRTVSFKCRQIPNAQSDNSNVIYGSKGICTIYGLNRGAEIRDKDGNEVWSMKGDIGAAYKQEHKDLVDSVRNGKPIVEFKETADSSLTAVLGRMAAYTGKLVTWDFAVNESKLDLFPENLDMKASLPEPAYAIPGKTKLV is encoded by the coding sequence ATGCCGAAAACCACTCGCCCAAACAACACCACGTCGCCAGCCAACGGCGACCTCGCCACTGGCGGCGAGGCAACCACCCGCCGCCGTTTCATGAGCACCGGTGCAGCTCTGACCGCGGGAGTCGCTGCTACTTCGGCGGCACGTCCGATTCGCGGGGCGGAGCCCGCTGAGTCGGTGAGCCATTCGCCCAACTCGCACATTCGATTGGCATTGATCGGAGCCGGCGGTCGTGGTTCCGGAGCGATCAATGATTCGCTCAGCATCAACGAAAATGTTTCGCTGGCGGCAATCGCGGACTTGGAAGGTGACAAGCTCGGCAAAATCTGCGAGTCACTTGCCAAGCGACACGGTGACAAGGTCTCCGTCGCTTCCGACAAAATGTATGGCGGCATCGACGCCTACAAACGGATTCTCGATGACCCCGAAATCGATGTGGTGTTGTTCGCCACACCTCCTGGTTTTCGACCACAGTACGTCACCGAAGCGGTGGACGCGGGGAAGCACGTCTTCGCGGAAAAACCAACCTGCGTCGATCCCGCTGGCTACCGCGTTTGTGTGGAAGCGCACGAGAAAGCCGTGGCGAACAAAACCTCGATCGTGACAGGCACCCAGTATCGTCGGCAGACCAATTACGTCGAAGCGATCAAGCGACTGCATGATGGCGCGATCGGCGACATTATCTCTGCAACAGCTCGCTATTGCAGCAATGGGATTTGGAACAAGACTCGCAAAGAAGGCATGAGCGATACCGAGTACCAAATCTACAACTGGATGCACTTCATTTGGTTGTCGGGTGACCAGATCGCTGAGCAAGCGGTTCACAACATCGATGCGATCAACTGGATCATGGGCGGACCGCCTGAATCCGCTTATGGCAGCGGTGGCCGGTTCACTCGTCCCGAAGGCAGCGAGATGTGGGACAGCATGAGCATCGACTACCTCTATCCCGGCAATCGAACCGTTTCATTCAAGTGCCGTCAGATTCCAAATGCCCAAAGTGACAATTCCAATGTCATCTATGGCAGCAAAGGTATCTGCACGATCTACGGACTCAACCGTGGTGCTGAGATCCGAGACAAAGATGGCAACGAAGTGTGGTCAATGAAGGGCGACATTGGTGCGGCCTACAAACAAGAGCACAAGGATTTGGTCGACAGCGTTCGCAATGGCAAGCCAATCGTCGAATTCAAAGAGACAGCGGACAGTTCGTTGACCGCAGTGCTGGGGCGGATGGCCGCTTACACCGGCAAGTTGGTGACGTGGGATTTCGCGGTGAACGAGTCGAAATTGGATCTGTTCCCAGAGAACCTGGACATGAAAGCGTCCCTGCCCGAACCCGCTTACGCGATCCCCGGCAAGACCAAATTGGTCTGA